Proteins found in one Actinokineospora alba genomic segment:
- a CDS encoding FG-GAP-like repeat-containing protein, producing the protein MRPRHVRARSIAIIGCAVAVIVVPSLPAQAANPITFAPHVDYPTGVRPEAVVSADFNSDGKPDLATADRFDWEFSILLGAGAGTFAPRIGVLSGPEPTGVVAGDFNGDGKVDLAASINSAVSVLLGNGDGTFGTRSEYPSTSGAEALATADVNGDSKADLVTSRPTGVTVHLGTGTGAFGAPTDYAASGYSRGIVLHDLTGDDIIDIAVVGLSGNAVNVLPGQGAGAFGGAIAFPAGSQPIDVAAGDFNADGVVDLVTADYGSGTSSILLGLPGGAFGAPTSLPIGPEPFAVAVSDLDMDGDHDIAVSVAQAHHVAVFGNGDGTFTPATTLGTSTTPTDLIAADVNTDDRPDLVTTSRTSRAVSVLLNQTVPMTADIGVKLTAKPRLAILKPYLEFSLTITNSGPDPVRNGTVTSTIPQGLTGVAGPHCVAGAGKVTCNVGNLAVGASTTRKFTTPVSALTTGNFTITATRTASFPADPNASNDTSQATCLVVGVVLATCR; encoded by the coding sequence ATGAGACCCAGGCATGTCCGCGCCCGTTCGATCGCGATCATCGGGTGCGCCGTCGCGGTGATAGTCGTGCCGAGCCTGCCCGCCCAGGCCGCCAACCCGATCACCTTCGCACCCCACGTCGACTATCCGACGGGGGTTCGGCCGGAGGCGGTCGTGTCCGCCGACTTCAACTCCGACGGCAAGCCCGACCTGGCCACCGCCGACCGCTTCGACTGGGAGTTCTCGATCCTGCTGGGGGCGGGCGCGGGGACGTTCGCCCCGCGGATCGGCGTGCTCTCCGGACCGGAGCCGACCGGCGTCGTCGCGGGCGACTTCAACGGCGACGGCAAAGTCGACCTCGCGGCGAGCATCAACTCCGCCGTGTCGGTCCTGCTCGGCAACGGCGACGGGACGTTCGGCACGAGGTCGGAGTACCCGTCGACCTCCGGAGCGGAGGCCTTGGCGACCGCCGACGTCAACGGCGACAGCAAGGCCGACCTGGTGACCAGCAGGCCGACCGGGGTCACGGTCCACCTGGGCACCGGAACCGGTGCGTTCGGCGCGCCCACGGACTACGCGGCCAGTGGCTATTCCCGGGGCATCGTCCTGCACGACCTCACCGGCGACGACATCATCGACATCGCCGTGGTGGGCCTGTCCGGCAACGCGGTGAATGTCCTGCCGGGCCAGGGCGCGGGCGCGTTCGGCGGGGCCATCGCGTTCCCCGCGGGCAGCCAGCCCATCGACGTGGCCGCGGGCGACTTCAACGCCGACGGCGTCGTCGACCTGGTCACCGCCGACTACGGCAGCGGCACCAGCTCGATCCTGCTCGGCCTGCCCGGCGGCGCTTTCGGCGCGCCGACCTCGCTGCCCATCGGGCCGGAGCCGTTCGCGGTGGCCGTGTCCGACCTCGACATGGACGGTGACCACGACATCGCCGTGTCCGTCGCCCAAGCGCACCACGTCGCGGTCTTCGGCAACGGCGACGGCACGTTCACGCCCGCCACCACGCTGGGCACCTCGACGACGCCGACCGACCTGATCGCCGCCGACGTCAACACCGACGACCGCCCCGACCTGGTCACCACGAGCCGAACCTCGCGCGCTGTCTCGGTGCTGCTGAACCAGACGGTCCCGATGACCGCCGACATCGGCGTGAAGCTGACCGCCAAGCCGCGGCTGGCGATCCTGAAGCCGTACCTCGAGTTCAGCCTGACCATCACCAACTCCGGGCCCGACCCGGTCCGGAACGGGACGGTCACCTCGACCATCCCGCAAGGCCTGACCGGGGTCGCGGGCCCGCACTGTGTGGCAGGCGCGGGCAAGGTCACCTGCAACGTGGGCAACCTCGCGGTCGGCGCGTCGACCACCCGCAAGTTCACCACGCCGGTGAGCGCACTGACCACGGGGAACTTCACCATCACCGCGACCCGCACGGCGAGCTTCCCCGCCGATCCCAACGCCTCCAACGACACCAGCCAGGCCACGTGTCTCGTGGTCGGCGTCGTGCTGGCCACCTGCCGCTGA
- a CDS encoding DUF4153 domain-containing protein: protein MTESTPESDRPDPAEEFSEPLAVETEAEWNEDDELDDDDADPHSEDEDEDDPDDSEDGDQDEQARVTPVVVAPMTPLSPSGRLAQPIQPSFFEEFWPITTPAAPRRALLAAVLAAVFAAFMINLDRQGVGWFIGGAGVAGALFVIADEAKGRLRVPWLLAALALLAVGTIRASDWLFALCVLTACVAGSLAAAGGKSVRALAFGAAAVSVAALRAMPWAAAGLRAVRKGGESTPRIARSVLIAVVLLVVFGTLLGSADAAFAELLDGLVPDLEAGRITQWVFLFVLVGLATLGAAFLLANPAHVDTMPATDRKRVRLVEWTLPVAVLVLLFAAFVAVQLTVLFGGSEYVMKTADLTYANYARSGFWQLLAVTLLTLVVLGVAARVAPTETAAERQWLRFLLGALAGLTLVIVLSALSRMWTYQETYGFTVLRLLVGFCEIWLGLVYVMVLVAGVRLRADWVPRAVLGTAMALLVGLAVLNPDRFIAEQNLERYAETGKIDEYYLSRLSADAVPALVNLPAPMRSCALRGYAHELSIHPDGPLEWNLGRAQARAALAGIAPVVCDWSSYR, encoded by the coding sequence ATGACCGAATCGACGCCCGAATCCGATCGCCCGGACCCCGCTGAGGAGTTCTCGGAGCCCTTGGCGGTGGAGACCGAGGCCGAGTGGAATGAAGACGACGAACTGGATGACGACGACGCCGACCCCCACTCCGAGGACGAGGACGAGGACGACCCTGATGACTCGGAGGACGGGGACCAGGACGAGCAGGCGCGGGTGACGCCCGTCGTGGTGGCACCGATGACCCCGCTGTCGCCGAGCGGGCGCCTGGCCCAGCCGATCCAACCCTCGTTCTTCGAGGAGTTCTGGCCGATCACGACCCCGGCCGCACCTCGCCGGGCGCTGCTCGCGGCCGTTCTCGCCGCCGTGTTCGCCGCCTTCATGATCAACCTGGACCGCCAGGGCGTCGGCTGGTTCATCGGCGGCGCGGGCGTGGCGGGGGCGCTGTTCGTGATCGCCGACGAGGCGAAGGGGCGGTTACGGGTGCCGTGGCTGCTCGCCGCGCTGGCTCTGCTGGCCGTGGGCACGATCCGGGCATCGGACTGGCTCTTCGCGCTCTGCGTGCTGACCGCCTGTGTGGCGGGCTCCTTGGCCGCGGCGGGCGGAAAGTCGGTGCGGGCGTTGGCTTTCGGGGCGGCGGCGGTGTCCGTGGCGGCGCTGCGCGCCATGCCGTGGGCGGCGGCGGGGTTGCGCGCCGTGCGCAAGGGTGGTGAGTCGACGCCGCGGATCGCCCGGTCGGTGCTCATCGCGGTCGTGCTGCTCGTGGTGTTCGGGACGCTGCTGGGCAGCGCCGACGCGGCCTTCGCCGAACTGCTCGACGGACTCGTCCCCGACCTGGAGGCGGGTCGGATCACGCAATGGGTGTTCCTGTTCGTCCTTGTCGGGCTCGCCACCCTGGGCGCGGCGTTCCTGCTGGCCAACCCCGCACACGTGGACACGATGCCCGCGACCGACCGCAAACGCGTACGCCTTGTCGAGTGGACGCTGCCCGTCGCGGTCCTGGTGCTGCTGTTCGCCGCTTTCGTCGCGGTCCAGCTGACCGTGCTGTTCGGCGGCAGCGAGTACGTGATGAAGACCGCCGACCTCACCTACGCGAACTACGCCCGGTCCGGTTTCTGGCAGTTGCTCGCGGTCACCCTGCTCACGCTCGTGGTCCTCGGCGTCGCCGCCCGGGTCGCCCCGACCGAGACCGCGGCTGAGCGGCAGTGGCTGCGGTTCCTGCTCGGCGCACTCGCCGGGCTGACCCTCGTCATCGTCCTCTCGGCGCTGAGCAGGATGTGGACCTACCAGGAGACCTACGGGTTCACGGTGCTGCGGCTGCTCGTCGGGTTCTGCGAGATCTGGCTCGGCCTGGTCTACGTGATGGTGCTGGTGGCGGGCGTGCGACTGCGGGCGGACTGGGTGCCGCGCGCCGTGCTCGGCACCGCCATGGCGTTGCTGGTGGGGCTGGCCGTGCTCAATCCGGACCGGTTCATCGCCGAGCAAAACCTGGAGCGGTACGCCGAGACCGGCAAGATCGACGAGTACTACCTCTCGCGCCTTTCCGCCGACGCCGTGCCCGCGCTGGTCAACCTGCCCGCACCGATGCGGTCGTGCGCGTTGCGGGGGTACGCCCACGAGCTGTCCATCCACCCTGACGGGCCGCTGGAATGGAACCTCGGCCGCGCCCAGGCCAGGGCCGCTCTGGCCGGGATTGCCCCGGTCGTGTGCGATTGGAGCAGCTACCGGTGA
- a CDS encoding DUF6319 family protein translates to MVSTETTETEAVPESVVSEAPEVTEISEVSEATAPEPAAAPAKAPAAKKPKAPRVASTAKKTRTVELTLTVTGTAEGEWQAELSQGGKRMMQGVSVPATAVSRAAAELHEDISKAIETVLDAAREQHRARMEELEAELSKVKAALAELQEG, encoded by the coding sequence ATGGTGTCCACCGAGACCACCGAGACCGAAGCTGTGCCCGAGTCCGTTGTTTCCGAAGCCCCCGAGGTCACCGAGATTTCCGAGGTTTCCGAGGCCACCGCGCCTGAGCCCGCCGCGGCTCCCGCGAAGGCACCGGCGGCCAAGAAGCCCAAGGCCCCGCGGGTGGCGAGCACCGCGAAGAAGACTCGGACCGTGGAGCTGACCCTCACGGTCACCGGCACCGCCGAGGGCGAGTGGCAGGCCGAGCTCTCCCAGGGCGGCAAGCGGATGATGCAGGGCGTGTCCGTCCCCGCCACCGCCGTGTCGCGGGCGGCGGCCGAACTGCACGAAGACATCTCCAAGGCGATCGAGACGGTCCTGGACGCTGCGCGCGAGCAGCACCGGGCCCGGATGGAGGAGCTGGAGGCGGAGCTTTCGAAGGTGAAGGCGGCGCTGGCGGAGTTGCAGGAAGGCTGA
- a CDS encoding biliverdin-producing heme oxygenase: MSEEIPFSQELRLATREGHDRAQESAYIVALLAGDLSQAGYAALAVQHYFIYDALESAATAMREDPVAGPFVIDALRRMPGLVDDLEALLGPDWRARIRPAAATAEYVDRVAAVSGESTRFVAHQYTRYLGDIAGGQVIRNRLRTQHGIRARFYDFDELGPAPVFRDKYRALLDSAPWSAAQRADLISEAQVAFELNTAVFEELAEDLDRYLVA; this comes from the coding sequence ATGTCCGAGGAAATCCCGTTCTCGCAGGAACTTCGACTCGCGACCAGAGAAGGTCACGACCGCGCGCAGGAATCGGCGTACATCGTCGCCCTGCTCGCGGGCGACCTGAGCCAGGCGGGCTACGCGGCCCTCGCCGTGCAGCATTACTTCATCTACGACGCCCTCGAGTCGGCGGCGACGGCGATGCGCGAGGACCCGGTGGCGGGCCCGTTCGTCATCGACGCCCTGCGCCGGATGCCCGGCCTGGTCGACGACCTCGAGGCGCTGCTGGGACCGGACTGGCGCGCCCGGATCCGGCCCGCCGCCGCCACGGCCGAGTACGTCGACCGGGTCGCGGCGGTGTCCGGTGAGTCCACCCGGTTCGTCGCCCACCAGTACACGCGGTACCTGGGCGACATCGCGGGCGGGCAGGTCATCCGCAACCGGCTGCGCACGCAGCACGGCATCCGGGCCCGCTTCTACGATTTCGACGAACTCGGCCCGGCCCCGGTGTTCCGCGACAAGTACCGCGCCCTGCTGGACTCCGCCCCCTGGTCGGCGGCGCAGCGGGCCGACCTGATCAGCGAGGCCCAGGTCGCGTTCGAGCTGAACACGGCAGTGTTCGAGGAACTCGCGGAGGACCTGGACCGGTACCTGGTGGCCTGA